Proteins from a single region of Deinococcus malanensis:
- a CDS encoding MogA/MoaB family molybdenum cofactor biosynthesis protein codes for MTDASGLPQSQVSSTSTAEHRDAAPASVRVAVITVSDTRTPETDTSGQYLRQELEAAGHQLVGYRVVRDDAVEIRTALVALAREASVVLLTGGTGLSGRDVTVPVVESMLTKSMPGFGELFRMLSYAQVGGAAMFSRAVGGLIRGAAVFAMPGSLNAVQTAWTGILRSELGHVAHEVERHGQPAGSLPVTPRTGVVGAGASSSVSRSPAPLGRHAQGDDSDERGGRR; via the coding sequence ATGACGGACGCCTCAGGCCTGCCACAGTCACAGGTTTCCTCAACTTCTACTGCCGAGCACCGCGACGCGGCGCCGGCTTCCGTGCGCGTGGCGGTGATCACGGTCAGTGACACCAGAACGCCGGAGACCGACACCAGTGGCCAGTATCTGCGCCAGGAACTGGAAGCCGCCGGACATCAGCTGGTCGGGTACCGCGTGGTCCGCGACGACGCTGTGGAAATCCGCACCGCGCTGGTCGCCCTGGCGCGCGAGGCCTCGGTGGTGCTGCTGACCGGCGGCACCGGCCTCAGTGGACGGGACGTTACGGTGCCGGTCGTCGAGTCCATGCTGACCAAGTCCATGCCGGGCTTTGGGGAACTGTTCCGGATGCTGAGCTATGCCCAGGTGGGTGGCGCCGCCATGTTCTCGCGGGCCGTGGGCGGCCTGATCCGCGGCGCCGCGGTGTTCGCCATGCCCGGCAGCCTCAACGCGGTGCAGACCGCCTGGACCGGCATTCTGCGCAGTGAGCTGGGGCATGTGGCCCACGAGGTAGAGCGTCACGGGCAGCCGGCGGGCAGTCTGCCCGTGACACCACGCACGGGCGTGGTGGGTGCCGGCGCGTCCAGCAGCGTTTCCAGATCCCCCGCCCCCCTCGGCCGCCACGCCCAGGGAGACGACTCTGACGAGCGCGGCGGGCGGAGATGA